One genomic region from Nonomuraea helvata encodes:
- a CDS encoding FG-GAP repeat domain-containing protein: MASVLLLAGCRDEPSPEPRRTSPPPTASVPAPTSASASPTPSTPRAKKANARPDDVNGDSRADLVVAYGEVGRRRLAVVYGSSRGLDPGKRAVVSSDAFQPWFSGMEAEVGTRADLDGDGFGDILGYGSTPGQDGRVRPYVFWGGPRGIKSRALPTPVRVPKESKWGEYWPIAGDYDGDGAADVAMSSPADSGEDNMGLAVLYGPFSREGIPSRQTVQPSPTGYVLGRLAVDKIEGRRPTGLIVYEPDDDNQMPGWLLGGGPSGLAKEGRKLNAGMASAFGDFDGDGTRDIAVGDDGSRNDEPGYETEPPTVDRTLTVYYGDGRQKVFKGTAGAAVAGDFNGDGRDDLAFGGDREWPVSGRRHTVARIFWGGPGGLRAGGGVPGVGQAAPLAAGDYDGDGDDDLLFASGFDNLTIMVTDGRRVLTRFTTSSLRP, from the coding sequence TTGGCATCGGTCCTTCTGCTCGCGGGATGCCGCGACGAACCTTCCCCCGAGCCCCGGAGGACCTCCCCGCCGCCCACCGCGTCCGTGCCCGCGCCCACGTCGGCATCCGCGTCTCCGACGCCGTCCACACCCCGTGCCAAGAAGGCGAACGCACGCCCTGACGACGTCAACGGGGACAGCCGGGCGGACCTGGTCGTCGCGTACGGCGAGGTCGGCCGGCGGCGTCTGGCGGTGGTCTACGGCTCGTCCCGGGGGCTCGATCCGGGGAAACGGGCCGTCGTGTCATCGGATGCGTTCCAGCCCTGGTTCAGTGGCATGGAAGCAGAGGTGGGGACCAGAGCCGATCTCGACGGCGACGGCTTCGGCGACATCCTGGGCTACGGGAGCACGCCCGGCCAGGACGGCCGGGTGCGCCCGTACGTCTTCTGGGGCGGCCCGCGCGGCATCAAGTCCAGGGCGCTCCCCACACCCGTGAGGGTTCCGAAGGAGAGCAAGTGGGGCGAATACTGGCCCATCGCCGGTGACTACGATGGCGACGGCGCCGCCGACGTGGCGATGTCCAGCCCGGCCGACAGCGGGGAGGACAACATGGGACTGGCCGTGCTCTACGGCCCGTTCAGCCGCGAGGGGATCCCGAGCCGCCAGACCGTCCAGCCGTCGCCGACCGGCTACGTGCTCGGACGGCTGGCCGTGGACAAGATCGAAGGACGGCGCCCGACAGGGCTGATCGTGTACGAGCCGGACGACGACAACCAGATGCCCGGCTGGCTGCTCGGCGGCGGACCCTCGGGGTTGGCGAAGGAGGGGCGTAAGCTCAACGCGGGCATGGCCTCCGCGTTCGGCGACTTCGACGGTGACGGCACCAGGGACATCGCGGTCGGCGACGACGGCAGCCGCAACGACGAGCCCGGCTACGAGACGGAGCCGCCCACGGTCGACAGGACGCTGACCGTCTACTACGGCGACGGCCGGCAGAAGGTGTTCAAAGGCACGGCGGGCGCCGCGGTGGCCGGCGACTTCAACGGGGACGGCCGCGACGACCTCGCCTTCGGCGGGGACAGGGAATGGCCGGTGTCAGGGCGCAGGCACACCGTGGCGCGGATCTTCTGGGGCGGCCCCGGCGGCCTGCGGGCCGGCGGAGGCGTCCCCGGCGTCGGCCAGGCCGCGCCGCTGGCGGCGGGCGACTACGACGGGGACGGGGACGACGACCTCCTCTTCGCCTCCGGCTTCGACAACCTCACGATCATGGTGACCGACGGCAGGAGAGTCCTGACCCGCTTCACCACGTCGAGCCTGAGACCCTGA
- a CDS encoding sugar ABC transporter permease, producing MTARKTREHLAGWLFVAPVVVILGLFMLAPILMAFWVSLTDWNGQGSPFRSGVPFAGVANYTRLFTEEGLARQDFMTSVRNNVYYVAIVVPAQTVLALGLALIVNSRLLKGRTFFRAAFFFPSVTSSVAISVVFLFVFANSGAVNALLGLFGVDGPQWFADSRGVLHLLLGAVGLVDPAVPPEALTSGGPFGLSWWEWLSGPSVAMTTIIMLVVWTTSGTFMLMFLAALQDIPVSLEEAAMLDGAGRRQVFRNVTLPLLKPTLFLVLTLGLISTWQVFDQIYVMSQGNPAKTTLTPAFLSYQTAFRSFEYGSGTAISFVLFAIIVVLTLVQRWVMRERRHA from the coding sequence ATGACCGCGCGCAAGACACGCGAGCACCTGGCGGGCTGGCTGTTCGTGGCGCCCGTCGTGGTGATCCTGGGCCTGTTCATGCTGGCGCCGATCCTCATGGCGTTCTGGGTGAGCCTGACCGACTGGAACGGGCAGGGCAGCCCGTTCCGGAGCGGGGTGCCGTTCGCCGGAGTGGCCAACTACACCCGCCTGTTCACGGAGGAGGGGCTGGCCAGGCAGGACTTCATGACGAGCGTCCGCAACAACGTCTACTACGTGGCCATCGTGGTGCCCGCCCAGACCGTGCTGGCGCTCGGCCTGGCCCTGATCGTCAACAGCCGGCTGCTGAAGGGCCGGACGTTCTTCCGCGCCGCGTTCTTCTTCCCCTCGGTGACCAGCTCGGTGGCGATCAGCGTGGTGTTCCTGTTCGTGTTCGCCAACTCCGGCGCGGTCAACGCGCTGCTGGGCCTGTTCGGCGTCGACGGGCCCCAGTGGTTCGCCGACTCGCGGGGCGTGCTGCACCTGCTGCTCGGGGCCGTCGGCCTGGTCGATCCGGCGGTTCCGCCGGAGGCGCTGACCTCCGGCGGGCCGTTCGGGCTGTCGTGGTGGGAGTGGCTGTCCGGGCCCAGCGTGGCGATGACGACCATCATCATGCTGGTCGTCTGGACCACGTCGGGGACGTTCATGCTCATGTTCCTGGCCGCCCTGCAGGACATCCCGGTGTCGCTGGAGGAGGCGGCCATGCTGGACGGGGCGGGCCGCCGCCAAGTCTTCAGGAACGTGACGCTGCCGCTGCTCAAGCCGACCCTGTTCCTGGTGCTGACGCTGGGGCTGATCTCGACGTGGCAGGTCTTCGACCAGATCTACGTGATGAGCCAGGGCAATCCCGCCAAGACCACCCTCACGCCGGCGTTCCTGTCGTACCAGACGGCCTTCCGCAGCTTCGAGTACGGCTCGGGCACCGCGATCTCGTTCGTGCTGTTCGCCATCATCGTGGTGCTGACCCTGGTGCAGCGCTGGGTGATGAGAGAGAGGCGCCATGCGTAA
- a CDS encoding LacI family DNA-binding transcriptional regulator, translated as MTITDVAKAAGVSRQTVSNTLNSPEVVRDETRKHVLEVIERLGYRANQAARQMRTGRSRLIAIGIEPDGDGISGSWADRFLHSLSETAAQEGYRILLYTAADDRSEIATYEDLLGAYQPDAFVLTGTHHDDLRASWLLERGLPFVAFGRPWSDLPDARHPWVDVDGAAGTEAATRHLLATGHRHIGFIGWPPGSGVGDDRREGWARTLSSPGVQRAVEDGIAAGESAARDLLGTEPEVTALVCASDSLALGALQAREPDRPVAVIGFDDTPAARAVGLTSVHQPLGEAAAACVELLARALESPDAGPPSAHVLLSPSLTIRQSA; from the coding sequence GTGACGATCACCGATGTGGCGAAGGCGGCAGGCGTGTCGCGCCAGACGGTGTCGAACACGCTCAACAGCCCCGAAGTGGTCCGGGACGAGACCCGCAAGCACGTCCTCGAGGTGATCGAGCGGCTCGGCTACCGCGCCAACCAGGCCGCCCGCCAGATGCGCACCGGCCGCTCCCGGCTGATCGCCATCGGCATCGAGCCTGACGGCGACGGGATCAGCGGTTCCTGGGCCGACCGCTTCCTGCACAGCCTGTCGGAGACGGCGGCGCAGGAGGGGTACCGGATCCTGCTTTACACCGCCGCGGACGACCGCTCGGAGATCGCGACGTACGAGGACCTGCTCGGCGCCTACCAGCCGGACGCGTTCGTGCTGACCGGCACCCACCACGACGACCTGCGCGCGTCCTGGCTGCTGGAGCGCGGGCTGCCGTTCGTGGCGTTCGGCCGGCCCTGGAGCGACCTGCCCGACGCCCGCCATCCGTGGGTGGACGTGGACGGCGCCGCGGGCACCGAAGCGGCCACCCGCCATCTGCTGGCCACCGGTCACCGGCACATCGGCTTCATCGGCTGGCCGCCCGGCTCGGGCGTGGGCGACGACCGGCGGGAGGGCTGGGCCCGCACGCTTTCGTCCCCTGGGGTGCAGCGGGCGGTCGAGGACGGCATCGCCGCCGGGGAGAGCGCGGCCCGCGACCTGCTCGGCACCGAGCCCGAGGTGACCGCCCTGGTGTGCGCCAGCGACTCCCTGGCCCTGGGCGCGCTGCAGGCGCGGGAGCCGGACCGGCCCGTCGCCGTGATCGGCTTCGACGACACGCCCGCCGCCAGGGCCGTCGGCCTCACCAGCGTCCACCAGCCGCTCGGCGAGGCCGCCGCGGCCTGCGTGGAGCTGCTCGCCCGCGCCCTGGAGAGCCCCGACGCCGGACCGCCGTCGGCGCACGTGCTGCTGTCGCCGTCTTTGACCATCCGCCAGTCCGCCTGA
- a CDS encoding cupin domain-containing protein: MIEVKSIDKPDERRDFPMGHLEVCNLEGLTFGVATFEPGWRWSASVKPIVGTDSCQVHHNCFVVQGRMRLRTDEGGEAEVGPGDVFVCTPGHDAWVVGDEQCVVYDFAGGAAEYARGTRAG, translated from the coding sequence ATGATCGAGGTCAAGAGCATCGACAAGCCTGACGAGCGCCGCGACTTCCCCATGGGGCATCTCGAAGTGTGCAACCTGGAGGGCCTGACGTTCGGCGTGGCCACGTTCGAGCCCGGCTGGCGGTGGTCGGCGTCGGTCAAGCCGATCGTGGGCACCGACTCCTGCCAGGTCCACCACAACTGCTTCGTCGTCCAGGGCCGGATGCGCCTGCGGACCGACGAGGGCGGCGAGGCCGAGGTGGGCCCCGGCGACGTCTTCGTCTGCACGCCCGGGCACGACGCCTGGGTGGTGGGCGACGAGCAGTGCGTGGTCTACGACTTCGCGGGCGGCGCCGCCGAATACGCCAGGGGCACCCGTGCCGGCTGA
- a CDS encoding IS5 family transposase produces the protein MTRRHDLTDAQWAALEPHLPAASGKGRPPKWSKRQLIDGIRWRIRTGAPWRDVPACYGHWFTVYGLFRRWQREGIWARILAALQACADAAGKIDWTVSVDSTITRAHQHAAGARRDGHLQKEPPGGVHSEPADHGLGRSRGGLTTKTHLACEQGRKLLAAVVTAGQRGDSPQFIPVLGKIRVARLGGGRPRTRPDRVLADKAYTSKANRTHLRRRGIKACIPSKADQDAHRRAKGSKGGRPPAFDPAFYRLRHAVECGINLLKGNRGMATRYDKLAVRYEAVVIIAAINQWLNAL, from the coding sequence GTGACGAGGCGGCACGACCTCACTGATGCGCAGTGGGCGGCGCTGGAGCCGCATCTGCCTGCCGCATCGGGCAAGGGGCGTCCGCCGAAGTGGAGCAAGCGTCAGTTGATCGACGGGATCCGGTGGCGGATCCGGACCGGGGCGCCGTGGCGGGACGTTCCTGCCTGCTACGGCCACTGGTTCACCGTGTATGGCTTGTTCCGGCGCTGGCAGCGGGAGGGGATCTGGGCGCGGATCCTGGCGGCCTTGCAGGCGTGTGCGGACGCCGCCGGGAAGATCGATTGGACGGTGAGCGTGGACTCCACCATCACCCGGGCTCACCAGCACGCGGCCGGAGCACGCCGGGACGGTCACCTGCAAAAGGAACCACCCGGCGGGGTGCACAGCGAGCCGGCCGATCATGGCCTGGGGCGCTCGCGCGGCGGGCTGACCACCAAGACCCATCTGGCTTGCGAGCAGGGCCGCAAGCTGCTGGCTGCGGTGGTGACCGCCGGGCAGCGGGGCGACAGCCCGCAGTTCATACCGGTGCTCGGCAAGATCCGGGTGGCCCGCCTCGGCGGTGGCCGTCCCAGGACCCGCCCGGACCGGGTCCTGGCCGACAAGGCCTACACCAGCAAGGCCAACCGGACTCATCTGCGCCGGCGTGGGATCAAGGCGTGCATTCCGAGCAAGGCCGACCAGGACGCTCACCGGCGAGCCAAGGGATCGAAGGGAGGTCGCCCGCCCGCCTTCGACCCCGCGTTCTACCGGCTGCGTCACGCTGTGGAGTGCGGCATCAACCTGCTCAAAGGCAACCGCGGCATGGCGACCCGTTACGACAAGCTCGCCGTACGCTACGAAGCCGTCGTCATCATCGCTGCGATCAACCAGTGGCTCAATGCCTTATGA
- a CDS encoding carbohydrate ABC transporter permease codes for MRKDNARSLASTFAGYCILIFFALVFLYPFVIQIATSFKTEPDAAAHPLSPFPDPMSMGGYEKVFVNTDLPLWLGNSLLVTVVVTAGRVLLDSMAGYALSRLRFAGRRAIFSSIIAIMAVPGVVLFIPKFLVLNQLGMYDSYTALILPVIADAAGVFIMKQFFDSLPVSVEEAARVDGAGVFRTYWSVVLPMARPALLTLTIISFQGTWNEFPHSLVAVQSPELFTLPRGLADLVSGSLGKGTQYPLKLGAALLATIPVAVVFVVFQRYFVRGANEGSEKG; via the coding sequence ATGCGTAAGGACAACGCGCGGTCGCTGGCCTCGACGTTCGCCGGCTACTGCATCCTGATCTTCTTCGCGCTCGTCTTCCTCTACCCGTTCGTCATCCAGATCGCCACCTCCTTCAAGACCGAGCCGGACGCGGCCGCACACCCCCTGTCGCCGTTCCCCGACCCCATGTCGATGGGCGGCTACGAGAAGGTGTTCGTCAACACCGACCTGCCGCTGTGGCTGGGCAACTCGCTGCTGGTGACCGTGGTCGTCACGGCCGGGCGCGTGCTGCTCGACTCCATGGCCGGGTACGCGCTGTCGCGGCTGCGCTTCGCGGGGCGGCGCGCGATCTTCTCGTCGATCATCGCGATCATGGCGGTGCCGGGCGTGGTGCTGTTCATCCCGAAGTTCCTGGTGCTGAACCAGTTGGGCATGTACGACAGCTACACCGCCCTGATCCTGCCGGTGATCGCGGACGCCGCCGGGGTGTTCATCATGAAGCAATTCTTCGACTCGCTGCCGGTCAGCGTCGAGGAGGCGGCCCGGGTGGACGGGGCGGGGGTCTTCCGCACGTACTGGTCGGTCGTGCTGCCGATGGCCCGGCCCGCGCTGCTGACGCTCACCATCATCTCCTTCCAGGGCACGTGGAACGAGTTCCCGCACAGCCTCGTCGCGGTGCAGAGCCCGGAGCTGTTCACGCTGCCGCGGGGGCTGGCCGACCTGGTGAGCGGGTCGCTGGGCAAGGGCACGCAGTACCCGCTCAAGCTGGGCGCCGCGCTGCTGGCGACCATTCCGGTGGCCGTCGTGTTCGTGGTCTTCCAGCGGTACTTCGTACGCGGCGCCAACGAGGGCTCCGAAAAGGGCTGA
- a CDS encoding S8 family serine peptidase, with protein sequence MIGRSLVALGVLLSTGMAAPTPLPPLSAPAPVAGAAGESAKKITLITGDVVTYGTAPDGSPQAQVEPARRHDGAPMFFMSVREGKAYYVYPTDVMDELSAGRLDRGLFDMAYLAGNGYSDAETPTLPLIVQHGTQQRIAGARALASIDGVAVKVDKKAAGQFWSGVATARAASSKIWLDRKVQVTLDRSVKQIGAPEAWAAGFKGTGVKVAVLDTGVDATHPDLAGRIAATANFSSESSAEDGHGHGTHVASIIAGNGPKYRGVAPEASLLVGKVMNNYGSGLESDIIEGMQWAVAQQARVVSMSLGGCCPGPDNPLDQAVDKLSADSGALFVIAAGNDGQNRTIGSPGTAASALTVAAVDRSDALASFSSRGPTPIGYSLKPDISAPGVDIVAARARGTSMGEPAEDGYTAASGTSMATPHVAGAAAILAQEHPDWTNVQLKAALTSTAHGDGRDAYEQGAGRVDVARAVKQQVRASGSVDFGFLPSPQSGPVTKTLTYTNDGDQPVTLTLSTGVKAHRGDLPARALTLDRDTVTVPAHGTAPVTVTFDPAGPDTWYEGYVRASSGDVQVNTAVGAFVEPRKVTVRTRLVLPDGATGNTEIPWLLMRTDDRDDLQYSYSPATGTESQAQVYPGTYAVMSAVAWRGADGEWAQALPVEPQIEITKDTTVTLDLRKARKVSVETPRDSEVYLSQYTFRRNAANGIASIDAESLYPQYGIDDYLMLPTRKVTQGTFHLTGRYQMGAPAIRMKVPGGPDLTPRYADLQTVTPKLDGRSRLTLVNAGKGADLSGQDVRGKLVLLDLGDLCPATACTGNALDRVKAAQQAGAAAVLGYGAAGRSFLDPAASWPTYPIPTMSLPAEQGRALAALSRRRPVTVTAEGVATTPYLYSLFLPEQGRVPADVRYSIRSRDLQQIDDRFHADRPGDVELSTAASLLTHPGAYAGPWSMEHAVRAQTTLTEYVGPVSPDVVWTRTNTMTYDEGDDWYAKHALTTTAVDIFTKAGSRTEPWGIQPRVPGNIVVSDAVLDAGVAMCFPCRTQDTFLAAVPVMGPVPNHQEAYTYNANFQSDVHGGKDEMHLYRDGQEIPLVEAQIVLAIVAFIVPTFTLPETAAAYRLTDKFHTPNPSQLYAKDVETAWTFRSKRPTGGMSTTDDGLCIAWFATGKLAPCEPVRRLNLRYDVPLDLDNRLKAGTSHRITVTGYHGSYGVRDAKLTALKLSVTFDDGAHWTPVPVSSSGRATITPPALSRTTGAVGLRAQATDAEGNTVEQTVHRAYGLK encoded by the coding sequence ATGATCGGTCGCTCTCTTGTCGCGTTAGGCGTGCTGCTGTCCACCGGGATGGCAGCGCCGACCCCCCTTCCCCCCCTCTCGGCCCCGGCGCCGGTCGCCGGTGCGGCGGGGGAGTCCGCCAAGAAGATCACATTGATCACCGGGGACGTGGTGACCTACGGCACCGCCCCCGACGGCAGCCCGCAGGCCCAGGTCGAGCCGGCCAGGAGGCACGACGGCGCACCGATGTTCTTCATGTCGGTACGCGAGGGCAAGGCGTACTACGTCTACCCCACGGACGTGATGGACGAGCTGTCGGCGGGCCGCCTGGACAGGGGCCTGTTCGACATGGCGTACCTGGCGGGCAACGGCTACTCCGACGCCGAGACCCCCACCCTGCCGCTGATCGTCCAGCACGGGACGCAGCAGCGGATCGCCGGGGCGCGCGCCCTCGCCAGCATCGACGGCGTGGCCGTCAAGGTGGACAAGAAGGCCGCCGGGCAGTTCTGGTCCGGGGTCGCCACCGCCAGGGCCGCGTCCTCGAAGATCTGGCTCGACCGCAAGGTCCAGGTCACGCTCGACCGGAGCGTCAAGCAGATCGGTGCCCCTGAGGCGTGGGCGGCCGGGTTCAAGGGCACGGGCGTCAAGGTGGCCGTGCTCGACACCGGCGTCGACGCCACCCACCCCGACCTGGCCGGCCGGATCGCCGCGACCGCGAACTTCAGCTCCGAGTCGAGCGCCGAGGACGGTCACGGCCACGGCACGCACGTCGCCTCCATCATCGCGGGCAACGGCCCCAAGTACCGCGGAGTCGCGCCCGAGGCGTCGCTGCTCGTCGGCAAGGTGATGAACAACTACGGCAGCGGCCTCGAGTCCGACATCATCGAAGGCATGCAGTGGGCAGTCGCCCAGCAGGCCCGCGTGGTGAGCATGAGCCTCGGCGGGTGCTGCCCGGGCCCGGACAACCCGCTCGACCAGGCCGTGGACAAGCTCTCCGCCGACTCCGGCGCGCTGTTCGTGATCGCCGCGGGCAACGACGGCCAGAACCGCACGATCGGCTCGCCCGGCACCGCCGCCTCGGCGCTGACCGTCGCCGCCGTGGACCGCTCGGACGCGCTCGCGTCCTTCTCCAGCCGCGGCCCCACCCCGATCGGCTACAGCCTCAAGCCCGACATCAGCGCCCCCGGCGTGGACATCGTGGCCGCCCGCGCGCGCGGCACGTCCATGGGTGAGCCCGCCGAGGACGGCTACACCGCCGCGTCCGGCACGTCGATGGCCACCCCGCACGTCGCCGGCGCCGCCGCGATCCTCGCCCAGGAGCACCCCGACTGGACCAACGTCCAGCTCAAGGCCGCGCTCACCAGCACCGCCCACGGCGACGGGCGGGACGCCTACGAGCAGGGCGCGGGCCGCGTGGACGTCGCCCGCGCCGTCAAGCAGCAGGTACGCGCCTCCGGCAGCGTCGACTTCGGCTTCCTGCCCTCGCCCCAGAGCGGCCCGGTCACCAAGACCCTCACCTACACCAACGACGGCGACCAGCCGGTGACCCTCACCCTGAGCACCGGCGTCAAGGCGCACCGCGGCGACCTGCCGGCCCGCGCGCTCACCCTCGACCGCGACACGGTCACCGTCCCCGCGCACGGCACCGCGCCGGTCACGGTCACGTTCGACCCGGCGGGCCCCGACACCTGGTACGAGGGTTACGTGCGGGCCTCCAGCGGCGACGTCCAGGTGAACACGGCCGTGGGCGCGTTCGTCGAGCCGCGGAAGGTCACCGTGCGCACCCGGCTGGTGCTGCCCGACGGGGCCACCGGCAACACGGAGATCCCGTGGCTGCTCATGCGGACCGACGACCGCGACGACCTGCAGTACTCCTACAGCCCGGCCACGGGCACCGAGAGCCAGGCGCAGGTCTACCCCGGCACCTACGCCGTGATGAGCGCGGTCGCCTGGCGCGGCGCGGACGGCGAATGGGCCCAGGCCCTGCCCGTCGAGCCGCAGATCGAGATCACCAAGGACACCACGGTCACGCTCGACCTGCGCAAGGCGCGCAAGGTCTCCGTGGAGACGCCGCGCGACTCGGAGGTCTACCTCTCCCAGTACACCTTCCGGCGCAATGCGGCCAACGGCATCGCCTCCATCGACGCGGAGTCGCTGTATCCGCAGTACGGGATCGACGACTACCTGATGCTGCCCACCCGCAAGGTCACCCAGGGCACGTTCCATCTGACCGGCCGCTACCAGATGGGCGCCCCGGCCATCCGCATGAAGGTGCCCGGCGGGCCCGACCTCACCCCGCGCTACGCGGACCTGCAGACGGTGACGCCCAAGCTCGACGGCCGCAGCAGGCTCACGCTGGTCAACGCGGGCAAGGGCGCCGACCTCAGCGGCCAGGACGTGCGGGGCAAGCTCGTCCTGCTCGACCTCGGGGACCTGTGCCCGGCCACGGCCTGCACGGGCAACGCCCTGGACCGGGTCAAGGCCGCCCAGCAGGCGGGCGCCGCCGCGGTCCTCGGGTACGGGGCCGCCGGCCGGTCCTTCCTCGACCCGGCCGCGAGCTGGCCCACCTACCCGATCCCGACCATGAGCCTGCCCGCCGAGCAGGGGCGCGCGCTGGCCGCCCTGTCCCGGCGCCGGCCGGTGACGGTCACGGCGGAGGGCGTCGCGACCACGCCGTACCTGTACTCGCTGTTCCTCCCGGAGCAGGGCCGGGTCCCCGCCGACGTCCGCTACTCGATCAGGTCGCGCGACCTGCAGCAGATCGACGACCGCTTCCACGCCGACCGGCCCGGCGACGTGGAGCTGAGCACGGCGGCGTCGCTGCTGACCCATCCGGGCGCATACGCCGGGCCGTGGTCCATGGAGCACGCCGTGCGCGCGCAGACGACCCTCACCGAGTACGTCGGGCCGGTCTCGCCGGACGTCGTCTGGACCCGGACCAACACCATGACATATGACGAAGGCGACGACTGGTACGCCAAGCACGCGCTGACGACCACCGCCGTGGACATCTTCACCAAGGCCGGGTCGCGCACGGAGCCGTGGGGCATCCAGCCCCGCGTGCCGGGCAACATCGTCGTCTCCGACGCGGTGCTCGACGCGGGCGTCGCCATGTGCTTCCCGTGCCGTACGCAGGACACCTTCCTGGCGGCCGTGCCCGTCATGGGGCCGGTGCCGAACCACCAGGAGGCGTACACGTACAACGCCAACTTCCAGAGTGACGTCCACGGCGGCAAGGACGAGATGCACCTGTACCGCGACGGGCAGGAGATCCCGCTCGTCGAGGCCCAGATCGTGCTGGCGATCGTCGCGTTCATCGTGCCGACCTTCACCCTGCCGGAGACGGCGGCCGCCTACCGGCTCACCGACAAGTTCCACACCCCCAACCCGTCGCAGCTGTACGCCAAGGACGTCGAGACGGCGTGGACCTTCCGGTCCAAGCGGCCGACCGGAGGGATGTCCACGACGGACGACGGTCTCTGCATAGCCTGGTTCGCCACGGGCAAGCTGGCGCCGTGCGAGCCGGTCAGGCGGCTCAACCTCCGCTACGACGTACCCCTCGACCTGGACAACCGGCTCAAGGCGGGCACCTCACACCGGATCACCGTCACCGGCTACCACGGGTCCTACGGGGTGCGGGACGCGAAGCTCACCGCGCTGAAGCTCTCGGTCACGTTCGACGACGGCGCCCACTGGACCCCGGTGCCCGTGTCCTCCTCGGGACGCGCCACCATCACGCCGCCCGCGCTGTCCCGCACCACGGGCGCCGTGGGGCTCAGGGCCCAGGCCACGGACGCCGAGGGCAACACCGTGGAGCAGACCGTCCACCGGGCGTACGGCCTGAAGTGA
- a CDS encoding sugar ABC transporter substrate-binding protein: MTPRTRRATAISGLACATLALSACGSGFDDKPSPAQQTGGQVNLQVLIGSSGEAETAAVKQAAQTWAASAGAAATVTPAQDLAQQLGQAFAGDNPPDVFYVDASRFADYASVGALEPYGDKISQPDDFYPSLRTAFTRDGKLYCAPKDFSTLALIVNKDLWSKAGLTDADVPTTWEQLTSVGEKLKAKGVTPLAIGPTRDRVGAFMVQAGGWLTSPDGRQATADSPQNLAALEYVRSLVSAKLARYPDQLDAGWGGEAFGKGKVAMTIEGNWIKGALKADFPDVKYSVHELPAGPKGKGTLSFTNCWGISAKSRHKDQAVSFVEAMTKADQQMAFAKAFGVMPSRQSAKAAYTAEFPDDGPFVNGADYAQGPVNAPKMDSVLVDFDTGLQKLATTAPKTLLQRTQKNIQAALGTS, from the coding sequence ATGACGCCACGTACCCGCCGCGCCACCGCGATCAGCGGCCTCGCCTGCGCCACGCTCGCTCTGTCAGCCTGCGGCAGCGGCTTCGACGACAAGCCGAGCCCGGCCCAGCAGACGGGCGGTCAGGTCAACCTGCAGGTCCTCATCGGCTCCTCCGGCGAGGCCGAGACCGCCGCCGTCAAGCAGGCCGCCCAGACGTGGGCCGCCTCGGCGGGGGCGGCCGCGACGGTGACGCCCGCACAGGATCTCGCCCAGCAGCTCGGCCAGGCCTTCGCCGGTGACAACCCGCCGGACGTGTTCTACGTGGACGCCTCCCGCTTCGCCGACTACGCCAGCGTCGGCGCCCTGGAGCCGTACGGCGACAAGATCAGCCAGCCCGACGACTTCTACCCCTCCCTGCGCACCGCGTTCACCCGTGACGGCAAGCTCTACTGCGCGCCCAAGGACTTCTCCACCCTCGCGCTGATCGTCAACAAGGACCTGTGGTCCAAGGCCGGGCTCACCGACGCCGACGTTCCGACCACCTGGGAGCAGCTCACCTCGGTCGGCGAGAAGCTCAAGGCCAAGGGCGTCACCCCGCTGGCGATCGGCCCCACCCGCGACCGCGTCGGCGCGTTCATGGTGCAGGCCGGCGGCTGGCTGACCAGCCCCGACGGCAGGCAGGCCACCGCCGACAGCCCGCAGAACCTCGCGGCCCTCGAGTACGTGCGCTCGCTGGTGTCGGCCAAGCTGGCCCGCTACCCCGACCAGCTCGACGCGGGCTGGGGCGGCGAGGCGTTCGGCAAGGGCAAGGTCGCCATGACCATCGAGGGCAACTGGATCAAGGGCGCGCTCAAGGCGGACTTCCCCGACGTCAAGTACTCCGTTCACGAGCTGCCGGCGGGCCCCAAGGGCAAGGGCACGCTGTCGTTCACGAACTGCTGGGGCATCTCGGCCAAGAGCCGGCACAAGGACCAGGCGGTCTCGTTCGTCGAGGCGATGACCAAGGCCGACCAGCAGATGGCCTTCGCCAAGGCGTTCGGCGTCATGCCCTCGCGGCAGTCCGCCAAGGCCGCCTACACCGCCGAGTTCCCCGACGACGGCCCCTTCGTCAACGGCGCCGACTACGCCCAGGGCCCCGTGAACGCCCCCAAGATGGACAGCGTCCTGGTCGACTTCGACACGGGGCTCCAGAAGCTGGCCACCACCGCGCCCAAGACGCTGCTGCAGCGGACGCAGAAGAACATCCAGGCCGCGCTCGGCACGTCATGA